GCATGCACCGAGAAACGATTAAACCAATAAGATCAAAACCAGCCTCAAACCTCcggaaaggaagaagcaaaaGGTAAAGATCTAATCGGTTTAAACCAAAAGGATGAACAGATGCAAAAGATTAACACTAGTAGAAATATGTCGCATAGCCACGACAGCTATCGTGCTGAAGAGCTGGTTACTCAAGCAGAGATGGAAGCCACACAGCTCTCTAACACTGAAGGATCACCCGGGAGTCCAAGTGCATCATCTGCTCCTTCTCGCCTCAAGATAAACAAAGCTTATCTGAAGGTATGTTTACTTGCGATTTcaattctataaatttttttatgttctGATTTGTTGTGGAAATAGATTTAACTTAGAGCTGCTTAAGAATGTGGTTTAAAATAGTTCTTGACTGTTTAAGAAATATGTATGACTTAGAGCTGCTTAAGAATCATTAATGACTTAGAgctgtttattttatttttttgagcaACAGAGCTGTTTATTTACAGTCTGATTTGTTGGTGTTGGTTTTGACTGTTTTCAATTTCCTCTCACAGAATGCTAAGGGTAAGAGGGGGCATGTTTATGGACTGGGAAGTGCCCAATACAGGGAGCAAGCACCTTCTTCTCGCGACCCTAATGGTCTTGCCCGCAACCTGGAGATGGAGATGCGTGTGGGAGGTCTTGAGACAAGCCTCAACACTGTCACTGCTGATGTTGCTGGGGTGAAGCATGCCGTTGCTGAGCTGAAGGAGGACGTGTCTCAGATGAGGCAGGACTTTGCATCAACAAGAGATGCAATCAATGAGTTCCTCCAAACACTGCGCCCCCAACAAGCAACTGGACAGACTTCTGCTCAGCCTCAGTCCCAACTACTCAGCCTTAAACTGTCGATGGCATTTGGAAGAAGGTTGTTCATCCTTCTCTTTTGTAACAAGATTAATCAAACTCTAGCTAGTCTTTCTATTCGGAATAGAGTCTTCTTAGACTCTTTAACTGTTATCTTTTGTAGAGTCTTTTAAGACTTTAACTCTATCTTTTGTAGAGTCTTTTTAGACTCTTAAAAACTCTCTCTTTGTATAATTATTATCTATGTTTCTGTAATGTTGAAtcttatcttttatataaatgCAATTTCTGTTTTCATTTGAATGTgcaatatttaaatttgaatgGAATCATAAATTGATAATATTTGCAATTTAAACCGGATCAAATGAGGAGCACTTTCAAAAGTGGTTCTACAAAACAAGCCACTAAAACAATACTGGTTAGGGCGTGGCTAGACAAAACGAACCGTGGCTAAGAAAAGACACGAATACGTAATCGTAAAACCGTGGCTAAAATTAGCCACTATAACTGACTGGCAACATCGTGGCTATACTAGCCACTACAAAAAGCAACGCTATTTTAATTAGTGTCGTGGCTAAAGAAGCCACGATAAGGTGCATGGTAATACCGTGGCCTCAAGCCATGAATAGCCACGCTTTTCTTCCAGCCACGAGGCTATAGCCATGTTAGATTTTCTTCCCTGTGGCGTGGCTCTTTTTCTAGTAGCCACGAATTTTTACTCTATAGCCACGATTTTGTAGTGGCTATGCGCCAGATTTCTACTAGTGTAAACCCGACTATGGCTCTGTGAGAACAGCCGGAGTCAGAGATCGGATTGTAACTCTTGAAAGAAGTTTAGAAGAGAAGACGGAAAATTATAGAAAGAGttttctcaaaaacaaaaatcagccTATCTATCTTTGTTTTACTGTTTTAGACATTTTCtgatttataaattctaaattcatttaattgttttaaaaatacacaaaaacttataaaatttatagagcAACTATTTTCTGGTCTATTAATTGACCAAAAATGATATGTAAACGGATTTTTTCGGTGTAGCGCGGTCAAAGATTCtagttttatatatgtttaatttgcATTTGTTCTGCttgaattatattatttgttgaTCTGCATATTTTAATATGTGTCATCCTTTTAAAGCCTTATTTGTTTGTCACGTAAGACAATTGTTTGTTTCACATGTTTGTATTGCGAAATAGTGTTTGGAGTTTTGTAACACGTCACAATTTGGTTGATTAGCAACTATTCCACTGAAGTTTTCTTCAATCTGATATAATTAATACAAGGGAAATTAGGTGTAGTAaccaaaaaaactataattcacTCACTAACCAAAAACCCATCCTCTCTCATACTCtttcttcctatctctctctattctctcttccAAAATCTAATTACCTTTTTTATTTGGTTATTAAGCAAAGAAGCCCTTAATATAACCCAACTCCTAGGTCACTAGGGAAGAATGGCGGGAAATAGAAGAGCTCCTGCAAAACAAAGCCCACCTATGTTAATTAAGCAAATAAAACCCCTAAAGCAAACATAAATTAACACCAAACTTAGCAACGttagtttatttgtttttaaacacTTGCAACGTTAGTTATTCTTGACAAAAAGGCAACTTAAGTCACTTTTTGGGGATCATTCAAATATAGTAGACGCTAAACGTATAGACATATCTAATAGTCTATAACAACTATGATGCGACATCATGCTCATACAGAGACAAACCCTACGAACtctattattttcaatattcaTAGTTCCAACTtccaaaacataaacaaaaacaaataactaaagttttttgcaaaaaagaaaaacaaataactaaAGTTGAGACTTGgtataatattaaaaaggaGAGAAGTGCCATCTCGAGGCGACACGAGCACTTTCCCGGCGATTCCTCCCACCACACATTGCACACCATTGAAACTCTCCAAAGCTTTCTTTGGATTCCCGTGAACCTCTCTCTCTTTCGCCCACCTCAAGAAATGTCCACGGGTTTTCgtgttttcatttgtttatttattaagaaaacttttctaaaaaatatttaccaaacaaaaaacgAAAACTTTTTAAAGAATGTGAAAATTCCAGGCTTACAAATCTATAAtcttttcagttatataaaacTAGTCCTCAGAAATTccaatttaaaataacattacATACTAAAAGACATTccgattataaaaaaaaaactaagctaCATACAATAGTACTAAGAGCTTCTTTGTGAAATAGCTAAAAGAATGGAATTTAGTTTTGTAGAGAGgatagagagagataggaagagaaaaAAGGAGAGAGGatgtaattttttgttttgataaccGTGGAGGTCTGGCGACCGAGGTCAACCGACTAATCCCACGAGACCCACGGTACtccacgtattcttgcgatttaatGCTAATCTGGGTGGCCACACGAAGTTTCGAAACCGGGTTCGTATTGGAATCGTAACTTCTTCAAGACCACTAACCCACCACCATGTGGTTGAAAGGGGTTGTGATTTTAGttagttaatatattattttttatagttatcTCATCCAATTTCCCTAGTACTAAATCACCAAAATTTTGcttattaaaaatttcagaattgaaatatatgaagtgctaaaatttgatattttgcaTTCATGGCATCTcacttttctatatttttagaGTATCTCCAACCATTCCCTACTTTTACCTTTATAATATCATTTAGAGACAAAATCATTCAAAGAGACAAAATCACTCAAACCCGCCTCTATTTCTatctctaaaatagaaattgcTATTTTAtcttctatttatagagaaagaaatagtattcttttatattttattctatatttggaGATCTCTATTTTAAACAAATACATTGGATCAAAacacatctctattatagaattcCTCTATTTAGAGGTAAAAATAggaaaatacattggagattgTCTTATAAATCTTATGGCATCccaattttagtatttaaattatattgaatttatatagcgatttatataaaattaaattctaatgataaaatatatatttaaaacttaacaattttataaaacagAACGCCATAACTTTAGAATTATGTTTGATCGAAACAATATTTTTGTTGAATTATTATAGATTTCATTACATagtttattaactttattcagAAACCATATTAGACTATGCATGTACGAAAATTTCAGTATTAAGAGATCAAAAATTACTTGTGAAGTAAGTAGAAggtagaaaacaaaaattaagagatccatgaaaataaataaacttaaactGAAAGTATGGAGTTATTCATCAATAGAAAAGGTTAAGACATTGAACGTTAATTATTTATTTGGCCTTTTCCATTATTTTCCAGATGAGTTTTGTGAAATGTTTCCAGATATCTAGTCTTTTTAAAgccattataacaaaataaaaataataattagccTTTTCCattatctttaaatttta
The Raphanus sativus cultivar WK10039 chromosome 1, ASM80110v3, whole genome shotgun sequence DNA segment above includes these coding regions:
- the LOC108834014 gene encoding uncharacterized protein LOC108834014 — its product is MEATQLSNTEGSPGSPSASSAPSRLKINKAYLKNAKGKRGHVYGLGSAQYREQAPSSRDPNGLARNLEMEMRVGGLETSLNTVTADVAGVKHAVAELKEDVSQMRQDFASTRDAINEFLQTLRPQQATGQTSAQPQSQLLSLKLSMAFGRRLFILLFCNKINQTLASLSIRNRVFLDSLTVIFCRVF